A genome region from Fusarium musae strain F31 chromosome 5, whole genome shotgun sequence includes the following:
- a CDS encoding hypothetical protein (EggNog:ENOG41~BUSCO:EOG092610KH), whose protein sequence is MAKNLRRRNVQGQDEDTRTNESDDTTREETSATDPTTHVRVVEHAVPKTRKRRNTFIFFLGSLFGIIAAGFFASSNDLIDLPEFTDLSMDNLLDALPAGLVKDMRDLIQGERDFAESYEPFSVGTKARAEGLEAHHPMIMIPGVISTGLESWGTANISKAYFRKRLWGSWTMMKALVMDKEVWKKHVMLDKRTGLDPPNVKLRAAQGFDATDFFITGYWIWSKIFENLASVGYDPTNSFTAAYDWRLSYPNLEVRDRYFTRLKSHIEVALEVDNRKVVLASHSMGSQVLFYFFHWVQSERGGRGGQDWVERHVEAWINISGCMLGAVKDLTAVLSGEMRDTAQLNPFAIYGLEKFLSKEERAEIFRGMPGISSMLPIGGNAVWGNLTWAPDDLPGQNRSYGSLLNFRVGSNWTTPDRNFTVEEGLSYLLNTTEDWYQDQLKGSYSRGIAHTIAEVEANELDPKKWINPLETRLPLAPSLKIYCFYGVGKPTERGYYYRSPDQPLVTNLNITMDTGFTEGDVDHGVIMGEGDGTVNLLSTGYMCNHGWNMKRYNPAGVKVTVVEMPHEPERFNPRGGPRTADHVDILGRYNLNELLLRVAGGKGDTITNYVVSNIKEYASRVKIYDDHHEENEEEKRKS, encoded by the coding sequence ATGGCGAAAAACCTACGGCGCCGAAATGTTCAGggccaagatgaagatacGAGAACGAACGAGAGCGATGATACTACAAGGGAGGAAACCTCAGCGACCGACCCAACAACGCACGTTCGTGTTGTCGAGCACGCCGTTCCAAAGACTCGGAAGCGCCGCAATACCttcattttctttcttggtAGTTTGTTTGGAATAATCGCCGCCGGATTTTTCGCTTCCAGCAATGACCTTATCGACCTTCCCGAGTTCACCGACTTGTCCATGGACAACCTATTAGATGCTCTGCCAGCTGGATTGGTCAAGGACATGCGCGATCTGATCCAAGGCGAGCGCGACTTTGCAGAATCATATGAGCCTTTCTCTGTCGGAACCAAAGCACGGGCTGAAGGTCTTGAAGCACACCATCCCATGATTATGATACCAGGCGTTATTTCGACTGGACTCGAGTCTTGGGGAACCGCCAATATCTCAAAGGCTTACTTCAGGAAGCGGCTTTGGGGAAGCTGGACCATGATGAAAGCCTTGGTCATGGACAAGGAGGTCTGGAAGAAGCATGTGATGCTTGATAAGAGGACTGGACTTGATCCGCCAAACGTCAAACTAAGAGCTGCCCAGGGCTTTGATGCCACCGATTTCTTCATCACAGGTTATTGGATTTGGAGCAAGATCTTTGAGAATCTTGCTTCGGTTGGCTACGACCCGACAAACTCCTTCACAGCTGCTTATGATTGGCGCTTGTCCTACCCGAACCTCGAGGTGCGAGACCGATATTTCACCCGACTCAAATCACACATCGAAGTTGCGCTGGAGGTGGACAACAGAAAAGTTGTCTTAGCATCGCACAGCATGGGCAGTCAGGTCTTGTTCTACTTTTTCCACTGGGTGCAATCAGAGAGGGGGGGCCGTGGTGGTCAGGACTGGGTTGAGCGACACGTCGAGGCTTGGATCAACATTAGCGGATGTATGCTCGGGGCAGTCAAAGATTTGACTGCTGTCCTGTCTGGTGAAATGCGCGATACCGCTCAGTTGAACCCCTTTGCGATCTACGGTCTGGAAAAGTTCCTGAGCAAGGAAGAGAGGGCTGAAATTTTCCGCGGCATGCCGGGTATATCATCTATGCTACCCATTGGTGGCAACGCTGTCTGGGGCAATCTGACATGGGCCCCAGACGACTTGCCAGGTCAGAATCGTTCGTACGGatctttattaaacttcAGAGTTGGGTCGAACTGGACAACCCCTGATCGTAACTTCACTGTTGAGGAGGGCTTGTCCTACTTACTCAATACGACCGAGGATTGGTACCAGGATCAGCTCAAGGGCAGTTATTCTCGTGGCATTGCTCACACTATTGCCGAAGTCGAAGCCAATGAGCTGGACCCCAAGAAATGGATCAACCCTCTCGAGACCAGACTACCACTTGCACCTAGCCTCAAAATCTACTGCTTCTATGGCGTCGGGAAGCCTACTGAGCGAGGATACTACTACAGGTCCCCTGACCAGCCTCTGGTGACGaacctcaacatcaccatggACACGGGCTTTACCGAAGGAGACGTCGATCACGGTGTTATAATGGGTGAGGGCGACGGGACTGTGAACCTCCTCAGCACAGGTTACATGTGCAATCATGGCTGGAACATGAAACGCTACAATCCAGCAGGTGTCAAGGTCACAGTCGTTGAAATGCCCCACGAGCCAGAACGTTTCAACCCTCGCGGAGGACCTCGTACAGCTGACCACGTCGACATCTTGGGGCGATACAACCTGAACGAGCTGTTGCTGCGGGTGGCTGGTGGAAAGGGCGACACGATTACGAACTATGTTGTCAgcaatattaaagaatatgCATCTAGAGTCAAGATTTATGATGATCACCACGAAGAGAAcgaggaggaaaagaggaAGTCATAG
- a CDS encoding hypothetical protein (EggNog:ENOG41~BUSCO:EOG092645LS), with protein MAPTKIDDLPGELRYVQYEHALEAQYLPAIRALISKDLSEPYSIYVYRYFLCQWAHLCFMALNPVDSSLIGVIVCKLEVHASHSNPTRRGYIAMLAVASDFRGHGIATTLVKKAIDAMTKRNADEIVLETEETNVAAMRLYEQLGFLRTKKLHRYYLNGNSAYRLVLPLKYIDLDASANDLEIIDV; from the exons ATGGCCCCTACCAAAATCGACGATCTTCCTGGCGAGTTGCGCTACGTACAATATGAACATGCCCTCGAGGCTCAGTATTTACCCGCTATCCGGGCATTGATCTCAAAGGACTTGAGTGAGCCTTACAGCATCTATGTATATCGTTATTTCTTATGCCAGTGGGCACATCTCTGCTTCATG GCACTGAACCCAGTCGACTCATCTCTCATCGGTGTTATAGTGTGCAAGCTGGAAGTCCATGCTTCGCACTCCAACCCCACTCGAAGAGGCTACATCGCCATGTTGGCCGTTGCTTCTGACTTCCGTGGCCATGGTATTGCGACAACCctcgtcaagaaggccatCGACGCCATGACCAAGCGCAATGCGGACGAAATTGTCCTCGAGACTGAGGAGACCAACGTCGCTGCTATGCGATTGTACGAACAGCTCGGTTTCTTGCGCACTAAGAAGCTACACCGATACTACCTCAACGGCAACAGTGCATATCGACTTGTTCTGCCGCTCAAGTACATCGACCTTGACGCCAGCGCCAATGACCTTGAAATCATTGATGTATAA
- a CDS encoding hypothetical protein (EggNog:ENOG41) produces MEYSDESDFYGDDDMVMNLNNRVQQFDVQSWMLEQQQCPGRPIPDKSNVHETSHLHNPYAGVNYAWQLTETVDQFLARLPPRTTDITEDTPWIFICNPYIPRVEKSMGQNQLSKGNEDEAPEEEGSKTALVMEGGLERLELLSKFQDGLKKTNKVLATQERNLRKEIKKASDDILHLAHAAKVRAGKWMLFCSPAEVNDVWEIVAKATAKNELGIAAKVAPRPAEEDSRKDRLICVYTTDFADKADVGRVLQKLRELRLVEARGRPIYYKPDAYTYIGISSGNPWGLKASIYKSSDIFQT; encoded by the exons ATGGAATATTCCGACGAATCTGACTTCTACG GGGACGATGATATGGTCATGAACCTTAACAACCGTGTACAACAATTTGATGTTCAGAGCTGGATGCTCGAGCAACAGCAATGCCCTGGGAGGCCTATTCCTGACAAGAGCAACGTTCACGAAACATCGCATCTTCACAATCCCTATGCCGGGGTAAATTATGCATGGCAGCTTACCGAGACGGTAGATCAGTTCCTCGCACGTCTCCCACCCAGGACAACAGACATCACGGAGGATACGCCTTGGATCTTCATTTGCAATCCGTATATACCCCGCGTTGAGAAGTCTATGGGGCAGAACCAACTTAGTAAAGgcaatgaagatgaggctcCCGAGGAAGAAGGCAGCAAGACTGCGCTTGTCATGGAAGGCGGCCTGGAGAGACTAGAACTTCTCTCCAAGTTCCAGGACGGACTGAAGAAAACCAACAAGGTCCTTGCAACGCAAGAGCGGAATCTTCGAAAAGAAATCAAGAAAGCCTCAGATGATATACTGCACCTGGCACACGCTGCCAAAGTCCGCGCTGGCAAG TGGATGTTGTTCTGCTCACCAGCAGAAGTAAACGACGTGTGGGAGATTGTCGCGAAAGCAACTGCCAAGAACGAGCTTGGCATTGCTGCAAAGGTTGCTCCACGACCAGCCGAAGAGGATTCTCGAAAAGATCGACTCATCTGCGTGTACACGACCGATTTCGCAGACAAGGCCGACGTTGGCAGGGTGCTTCAAAAGCTTCGAGAGCTCAGATTGGTTGAAGCTCGAGGACGACCTATCTACTATAAGCCAG ATGCATATACGTACATAGGGATATCGTCCGGGAATCCCTGGGGTCTGAAAGCGTCGATCTATAAGTCATCTGACATCTTCCAGACCTAA
- a CDS encoding hypothetical protein (EggNog:ENOG41), with protein MSANGSSMPSAGAGGESQVLTKIHQALEVVHSPYSSNDARRLAQDFLEEVKEFDEAPMQGYNLASDKAQSPVVRHYALSLLEHAIRYRWSTYTLEQTDTLRQWVLSLGQAIAKEDPAYIRNKTAQLWVEIAKRCWGAEWMDMDSMLYQLWDIADSPVHKELVMFVLENLSDEVFTGDDSVVAMREGVLSKACVEIFTPTAVLVEAFPNRQPGPPVRYGDDGWLSRLSQFLDYCLNQAPKDNEDVKMCIHKGLSVFLSLMPWAIPKAISSARCVEVMCAGLASSQVTLQKAALEGLHALYCRTNFNDDEFRDLVGPMFRIGTIQLCKQLFEWSAVDPEDVDEDKYQTLKKLSEMLSCLGDYFDRKFAKLPADTAKEDFLALLVQVVQHQSLMVSIPVLVTWTRLLSNRLIGPTELVSAFIPPLLETCSSRLVRFENLPEDTQDATLLYLMEDTDTVPERHAFLGNYRRYSSQIIEAVVQLKLVDAIQHILSRTEDLLQHLYDGQPPLNKQNYFKHSMPVLRIDAQFTVIEATLKGYSKWRKHRPQEYQQQGPEIEANLESWCNKLVEMSFEDPMIRKRTLQLLVYFSTTALNKNATFMLKVLEHILMTWPALQPEYRAFNDAIKDLQGESMIELQRLASEMPDHLLGVYDQIESKVNEMMSSGSLDEKRSIAYKSFLFIIIHRATSVDAQNKIQKLREFIDPVKAQWQTDTVRNSLESYASFCELLGLDKAQNYMANRRAHEIADWGSQELDAEGLALQNELEERLKLLPLRSTKSFLAFSVERLDKSSDAFKASYTLWQDGFPEILADLLKFLTYAHASHKPDNWVGLPGEAVSTVHRILSDRFWQAGISEGSKDDFYARVMDKKNTMEGLASTIRGSVRFVRETAYAIIYCMSRLERQFYGFEGLSAPLSKALFSDSVWLSTHQQSNLLNLVRYLVDDCPVDCREHFLPQLLAACFQQMDAKINGEWEKMQRQQEVAADGEDGLKEEMKAESILRQVTYTAVLMVADFLDPTKPSESLEVPGFSRANELTVSLDGPIQNGDNNSGVNQDKDYPSLRRFCLTHQEVVEPLLVFCTHGIRVRDSRCCTMILRLFISLVPEFHLVDGQLPKSVLQSPMEAHLATDRFPIPPGISSAIREYISLDVLKACITSFHEPYFVELQKDLAALIAAIVVYYSPITSSPRDVLLSLPNVNVSDLDRLSTYMAKPGAHTRQQRALVLDLLKDLKGVSVSEMGKLPKSSGFGGSNRKRTNRSKMAQQFMSDQQSGQDSTRSGMNVARRATPDALEGVSNLFEG; from the exons ATGTCAGCCAACGGGAGCTCAATGCCCTCGGCTGGCGCCGGTGGTGAATCTCAAGTGCTCACCAAAATTCACCAGGCGCTTGAGGTCGTCCATAGCCCGTACTCATCCAACGATGCCCGTAGGCTAGCCCAGGATTTCCtcgaggaggtcaaggaaTTTGACGAAGCCCCTATGCAGGGCTATAACCTCGCCTCCGACAAGGCTCAATCTCCCGTTGTTCGACACTACGCCCTCTCTCTGCTTGAGCATGCGATCCGGTACCGATGGTCAACGTACACCCTAGAACAGACGGATACCCTACGACAATGGGTATTAAGCCTTGGCCAAGCCATCGCGAAAGAGGATCCAGCTTATATCAGGAATAAGACCGCCCAACTCTGGGTTGAGATCGCCAAGAGATGCTGGGGCGCTGAGTGGATGGACATGGACTCTATGCTTTATCAACTATGGGATATTGCCGATTCCCCAGTGCACAAGGAACTCGTAATGTTTGTTCTCGAGAATCTCTCCGATGAAGTCTTCACTGGGGACGACTCGGTTGTCGCTATGCGGGAAGGTGTGTTGAGTAAGGCTTGTGTTGAGATCTTTACTCCAACCGCGGTGTTAGTGGAGGCCTTCCCGAACCGTCAGCCCGGCCCTCCGGTGCGATATGGCGACGATGGTTGGCTAAGCCGCTTGTCCCAGTTCCTGGATTACTGCCTGAACCAGGCACCCAAGGACAACGAGGATGTCAAGATGTGCATACACAAGGGCCTATCTGTGTTCTTGTCACTCATGCCTTGGGCAATCCCGAAGGCTATTTCCTCGGCTCGCTGTGTTGAAGTTATGTGTGCTGGGCTAGCTTCGTCACAAGTCACCCTTCAAAAG GCTGCATTAGAAGGTCTCCATGCTCTGTATTGCAGAACTAACTTCAATGACGACGAGTTTCGGGACCTAGTTGGCCCAATGTTCAGAATCGGGACAATACAACTATGCAAGCAACTTTTTGAATGGTCTGCAGTTGACCCTGAGGacgttgatgaagacaagtACCAGACACTGAAGAAGCTATCAGAG ATGTTGTCTTGCCTTGGGGACTACTTTGATAGGAAGTTTGCAAAACTGCCTGCTGATACCGCCAAGGAAGACTTCCTGGCGCTCCTAGTACAAGTTGTGCAGCATCAGAGCCTGATGGTCTCTATTCCTGTGCTTGTCACATGGACGCGGCTCCTCAGTAACCGCTTGATTGGCCCAACCGAGCTTGTTTCGGCCTTCATCCCACCGCTGCTGGAGACATGCAGTTCGAGATTGGTTCGATTCGAGAATCTCCCAGAGGATACTCAAGACGCAACATTACTCTACCTCATGGAGGATACAGATACGGTCCCCGAACGACACGCTTTCTTGGGCAACTACCGCCGGTATAGCTCTCAGATCATTGAGGCTGTTGTCCAGTTGAAGTTGGTTGACGCGATTCAGCACATTCTCAGCCGCACAGAAGATTTATTACAGCATCTCTATGATGGCCAGCCTCCCTTGAACAAGCAAAACTATTTTAAGCACTCCATGCCAGTCCTGCGCATCGATGCTCAATTCACAGTCATTGAGGCCACATTAAAGGGGTACTCCAAATGGCGCAAGCATCGGCCCCAGGaatatcaacaacaaggGCCAGAAATTGAAGCCAATCTGGAGTCATGGTGCAACAAGCTGGTCGAAATGAGCTTTGAGGACCCCATGATCCGAAAGCGAACCCTTCAACTACTTGTCTACTTCTCTACTACCGCGCTCAATAAGAACGCTACATTTATGCTGAAGGTGTTGGAGCATATTTTAATGACCTGGCCAGCTCTCCAGCCAGAATACCGTGCTTTCAACGACGCTATTAAGGACCTACAGGGTGAAAGTATGATTGAGTTGCAGCGATTGGCGTCAGAGATGCCAGATCATTTACTG GGTGTATATGACCAAATAGAGAGCAAAGTCAACGAAATGATGTCGTCCGGATCGCTTGATGAGAAGCGCTCCATTGCCTACAAGagctttctcttcatcattat ACACCGAGCCACCAGTGTGGACGCTCAGAACAAGATCCAGAAGCTACGTGAGTTCATCGATCCTGTAAAGGCCCAATGGCAGACCGACACCGTGCGCAACTCTCTGGAGTCGTACGCTAGCTTCTGTGAGTTATTGGGACTAGACAAGGCTCAAAACTACATGGCCAACCGCCGAGCACATGAAATCGCAGATTGGGGCTCGCAAGAACTCGATGCTGAAGGACTTGCTCTTCAGAACGAACTTGAAGAACGACTTAAGCTTCTTCCGCTTCGTTCGACGAAGAGCTTCCTAGCCTTCTCAGTTGAGAGACTTGATAAGTCGTCAGATGCTTTCAAGGCCTCGTACACTCTCTGGCAAGACGGATTTCCAGAAATCTTGGCCGATCTACTCAAGTTTCTGACTTACGCGCATGCGTCGCATAAACCTGACAATTGGGTCGGACTACCAGGTGAAGCAGTGTCGACTGTTCACCGAATTCTAAGCGATCGGTTTTGGCAAGCCGGAATCTCTGAAGGCAGCAAAGACGATTTCTATGCTCGTGTTATGGATAAGAAGAACACGATGGAAGGTCTCGCCTCAACTATCCGAGGATCCGTTCGATTTGTTCGCGAAACAGCCTATGCGATCATTTATTGCATGAGTCGCTTGGAACGGCAGTTTTACGGATTCGAGGGACTTTCTGCGCCGCTTTCCAAGGCCCTATTCTCAGACTCAGTTTGGTTGTCTACACACCAGCAGAGTAACTTGCTGAACCTGGTTAGATATCTTGTTGACGATTGTCCTGTTGACTGCCGAGAACATTTTCTTCCGCAGCTACTGGCGGCATGCTTCCAACAAATGGATGCCAAGATTAATGGGGAATGGGAAAAGATGCAGCGCCAGCAGGAGGTGGCTGCAGACGGCGAGGACGGTCTCAAGGAAGAGATGAAAGCGGAAAGTATTCTTCGACAAGTGACCTACACGGCGGTATTGATGGTGGCCGACTTCCTCGATCCCACCAAACCTAGTGAGTCCCTAGAGGTTCCGGGGTTCTCAAGAGCCAATGAACTAACAGTCTCCTTAGATGGGCCAATTCAGAATGGAGACAACAATTCGGGAGTCAACCAAGACAAGGATTACCCTAGCCTGAGGAGGTTCTGTCTCACTCATCAGGAGGTTGTCGAGCCTTTGCTTGTCTTCTGCACCCACGGCATTCGCGTGCGAGACAGCAGGTGCTGTACCATGATACTGCGATTGTTCATATCGTTGGTTCCCGAGTTTCACCTTGTGGATGGCCAGTTGCCCAAGTCTGTGCTACAGAGCCCAATGGAAGCACATCTTGCGACAGATAGGTTTCCCATCCCGCCAGGAATCTCTTCAGCCATTCGTGAATATATCTCGCTTGATGTGCTGAAAGCCTGCATCACATCATTTCATGAGCCTTACTTTGTGGAACTACAGAAGGACTTGGCCGCGCTGATTGCAGCAATTGTCGTCTACTACAGCCCCATCACGTCGTCACCAAGGGACGTACTTCTCTCACTACCCAATGTGAACGTGTCAGATTTGGACCGGCTGTCGACGTACATGGCCAAGCCTGGCGCGCATACTCGCCAGCAGCGAGCTCTTGTTTTGGATCTgctcaaggatctcaagggTGTGAGTGTGTCCGAGATGGGTAAACTCCCCAAGAGTAGTGGATTTGGGGGTTCCAATCGCAAGAGAACGAACCGAAGCAAGATGGCGCAGCAGTTCATGAGCGACCAGCAGTCAGGACAGGATTCGACGCGATCAGGTATGAACGTGGCTCGTCGGGCTACACCAGATGCACTTGAGGGCGTCTCGAATCTATTTGAGGGATAA